Proteins encoded together in one Aminipila butyrica window:
- the argF gene encoding ornithine carbamoyltransferase: MAVNLKGRSFLTLMDFTPEEIRYLLDLSRDLKAKKRAGIEGTALKGKNIVLLFEKTSTRTRCAFEVACLDEGGKVTFLDSNSSQFGKKESVEDSAKVFGRFYDGIEYRGYEQALVEELAKHAGIPVWNGLTDVDHPTQILADLLTIEEHVAKPLNKVKVVFCGDVRNNMSYAWMYGCAKMGMHFVAYGPQVLIDEIDKDILASVNEVAAQTGATIELCSTPECVKGADVIYTDVWASMGEEAQIPEKVKMLTPYKVTEEMMAATENEDVIFLHCLPSFHDFETKMAKTQKDEGYDIREVTDEVFRSRNSKVFDEAENRMHTIKAVMVATIGRQN, encoded by the coding sequence ATGGCAGTTAATCTTAAAGGAAGAAGCTTTTTAACACTAATGGATTTCACTCCCGAAGAAATCAGGTATTTGTTAGACCTGTCCCGCGACTTAAAAGCTAAGAAGCGTGCAGGCATCGAAGGAACTGCTTTAAAAGGAAAGAATATAGTTCTTCTCTTTGAAAAGACATCCACTAGAACAAGATGCGCTTTTGAAGTGGCTTGTCTGGATGAAGGCGGTAAAGTAACATTCCTGGATTCCAACAGTTCTCAGTTCGGTAAGAAAGAATCCGTAGAGGATTCTGCAAAGGTATTTGGCCGTTTCTATGATGGTATCGAATACAGAGGCTATGAACAGGCGTTAGTTGAAGAGTTGGCTAAGCATGCTGGTATTCCGGTATGGAATGGTCTGACAGACGTAGACCACCCAACTCAGATTCTTGCAGACCTGCTGACCATCGAAGAGCACGTTGCTAAGCCGCTGAACAAAGTAAAGGTTGTTTTCTGCGGAGATGTTAGAAACAACATGAGCTATGCTTGGATGTACGGCTGTGCCAAGATGGGTATGCACTTTGTTGCTTACGGACCGCAGGTTCTGATTGATGAAATCGACAAGGATATCTTGGCTAGCGTTAATGAAGTAGCTGCACAGACTGGTGCTACTATTGAGCTTTGCAGCACACCTGAGTGCGTAAAGGGTGCAGATGTTATCTACACAGACGTATGGGCATCCATGGGTGAAGAGGCACAGATTCCAGAAAAGGTTAAGATGCTGACTCCATACAAGGTAACAGAGGAAATGATGGCTGCAACAGAGAATGAGGACGTAATCTTCTTACACTGCCTGCCTTCATTCCACGACTTTGAAACTAAGATGGCTAAGACTCAGAAAGACGAAGGCTATGACATCCGCGAAGTGACTGACGAAGTGTTCAGAAGCAGAAATTCCAAGGTATTTGATGAAGCAGAAAATCGCATGCACACAATCAAGGCCGTTATGGTTGCTACCATCGGCAGACAGAACTAA
- the arcA gene encoding arginine deiminase translates to MVINVKSEIRPLKKVLLHRPGKELENLTPDTLDRLLFDDIPFLEVAQQEHDAFAQLLRDNGVEVVYLEDLMADVLNLNDEIRDQFLYQWIKEAGVSTKKYIKKVYDFMLQYNDNKKEMVLKSMEGIVLREIDWQPTASLVDLMSTPDKLIVDPMPNLYFTRDPFACIGNGVSINKMYSQTRNRETIYGDYIFKYHPDFKGQVDLLYDRGDLNHIEGGDILNLNDKVLAVGISQRTEPEAIEALARNIFACGNATIDTVLAFDIPSTRAFMHLDTVFTQIDVDKFTIHPAILGPLVVYEIKPGNNSDDLTVRKVEGTLESILETYLGVEKVTLIKCGGEDLIAAQREQWNDGSNTLCIAPGTIITYQRNTVTNKLLREYNVNVLEIPSAELSRGRGGPRCMSMPLVRE, encoded by the coding sequence ATGGTAATTAATGTTAAAAGTGAAATTAGACCATTAAAGAAGGTATTGCTACATCGTCCTGGCAAGGAGCTGGAAAACTTGACTCCGGACACCTTGGACAGATTGCTATTCGATGATATTCCTTTCCTGGAGGTTGCACAACAGGAGCATGATGCTTTTGCTCAGCTGCTGCGGGACAATGGCGTGGAAGTGGTGTATCTGGAAGACTTGATGGCTGATGTACTGAATTTAAATGATGAAATCAGAGACCAGTTTTTGTACCAATGGATTAAAGAAGCCGGCGTGAGCACGAAGAAGTATATCAAGAAGGTATACGATTTCATGCTCCAATACAACGACAACAAGAAGGAAATGGTCTTAAAGTCTATGGAAGGTATTGTTCTGAGAGAAATCGATTGGCAGCCTACTGCTTCTTTGGTGGACTTGATGAGCACCCCAGACAAGTTGATTGTTGATCCGATGCCGAACTTGTACTTTACTCGCGATCCCTTTGCCTGCATAGGCAATGGTGTCAGCATCAACAAGATGTATTCCCAGACCCGAAACAGAGAAACCATTTACGGTGACTATATTTTCAAATATCATCCAGATTTCAAAGGACAGGTGGATTTGTTATATGACCGTGGGGACTTGAACCACATCGAAGGCGGTGACATCCTGAATCTAAATGATAAGGTGTTGGCTGTGGGGATTTCTCAGAGAACAGAGCCGGAGGCTATAGAAGCCTTGGCTAGAAATATCTTTGCTTGCGGCAATGCTACTATTGATACGGTTTTGGCTTTTGACATTCCGTCTACCAGAGCATTCATGCACTTAGATACAGTTTTCACACAGATTGATGTAGATAAGTTTACCATTCATCCAGCTATCTTAGGACCACTGGTGGTTTATGAGATTAAGCCTGGAAACAATAGTGATGATTTGACTGTCCGCAAGGTGGAAGGAACTTTAGAGTCCATCTTAGAGACATACCTAGGAGTGGAGAAGGTGACGTTGATTAAGTGCGGCGGCGAAGATTTGATTGCAGCACAGCGGGAACAGTGGAATGATGGTTCCAACACCTTGTGTATCGCTCCGGGCACGATTATTACCTATCAGAGAAATACCGTGACGAACAAGCTGCTGCGGGAGTATAATGTTAATGTATTGGAAATTCCAAGTGCAGAACTATCCAGAGGCAGAGGCGGCCCGCGTTGCATGAGCATGCCGCTAGTTCGCGAATAA
- a CDS encoding PucR family transcriptional regulator, producing the protein MIQIRELLKMPLFQSFKLIAGENGLNQQLSNVVILEYESVNNSYHVFNPGDFILTSLFFAVNDPESIVPALRNVINRRIAGIAIKTVFFEDVPLEIKKYAEEKQVPIFTFNEVYMEDLILCVSNFLKLKQHFLINENHINKLVHTVSSPELMQHVVKQINPLFFPHVTAAFITPKDEKSNIEFTSHFYELFYKNYNSAISAHYSYIKYQAGMLIIQTSPSAAPVDVSVFNTLLNSIKLDSSLFYIGISEQKSSYCDFHIAIKMAIWANQVGQMNHANITYYRDIGVYKWIAPLLNDSIITKDCQELIYKINEYDKSFKSNLWDTLIIFIKNNGEYAKTAKDLYQHPNTIRYRIKKIREITDLNDNDFYAQLYICVKLYLLSSRSDI; encoded by the coding sequence TTGATACAAATCAGAGAATTATTGAAAATGCCTTTATTTCAAAGTTTTAAATTAATTGCTGGTGAAAATGGATTGAATCAGCAGTTAAGCAATGTAGTCATCCTTGAATATGAAAGTGTTAATAATTCTTACCATGTATTCAACCCGGGGGACTTTATTCTCACATCCCTGTTTTTTGCTGTCAATGACCCGGAATCGATTGTGCCCGCCCTGCGAAACGTCATTAATCGGAGAATCGCCGGCATTGCCATAAAAACTGTTTTTTTTGAAGATGTTCCTCTGGAAATAAAAAAATATGCAGAGGAAAAGCAAGTGCCTATTTTTACATTTAATGAAGTTTACATGGAAGATTTGATTTTATGTGTTAGTAATTTTCTAAAATTAAAGCAGCATTTTTTAATAAACGAAAATCATATCAATAAGCTAGTTCACACGGTCAGTTCTCCGGAGCTCATGCAGCATGTTGTAAAGCAGATTAATCCATTATTTTTTCCTCATGTAACCGCTGCTTTCATTACTCCTAAAGATGAAAAGTCCAATATCGAATTTACTTCGCATTTTTATGAGCTATTCTATAAAAATTACAATTCAGCGATTTCAGCCCACTATTCTTATATAAAATATCAGGCAGGCATGCTGATTATACAAACCTCACCCTCTGCCGCCCCAGTTGACGTTTCAGTTTTTAATACGCTTCTGAATTCTATTAAGCTAGACTCTTCATTATTTTACATCGGCATCAGCGAACAAAAAAGTTCTTACTGCGATTTTCACATTGCCATTAAAATGGCCATATGGGCCAATCAGGTGGGACAGATGAATCATGCCAATATTACATATTATAGGGATATCGGTGTATACAAATGGATAGCCCCTCTATTAAATGATTCGATCATTACGAAAGACTGTCAAGAATTAATCTATAAAATCAACGAATATGATAAAAGCTTCAAGTCCAATTTATGGGACACGCTGATTATTTTTATCAAAAACAATGGTGAATATGCAAAAACTGCCAAAGATCTCTATCAACATCCGAATACAATCCGTTATCGGATAAAAAAGATTCGTGAAATAACAGACCTTAATGACAATGACTTTTACGCTCAGCTATACATCTGTGTTAAATTGTACCTTCTTTCCAGCCGTTCAGATATTTAA
- the arcD gene encoding arginine-ornithine antiporter, whose translation MSDNSKKLGVVALVAMVISSSIGSGIFGISSDMAESSSPGAAIVAWLIVGLGILMLCLSLTNLIAKRPELSGVFSYAEAGFGPFGGFISGWGYWLSAWLGNVAFATMMMSAVGYFVPALKGGQNLLSIIIASVILWFMCFLVNKGIESAAFINIIVTVCKIVPLFIFTVIAIVSFKADVFTANFWGTMSGNFEMKSVFSQIQNSMMVLMWVFVGIEGAAMMADRAETKSVAAKSTVLGLIGLLIIYILISLLPYGLMDRETIVQFGQPSMGYILKEIVGPWGAAMINIGLIISIFGCWLSWTMLPAETTLLMAKQNLLPKKFGKVNSANSPTYSLVFMTVLTQLFVFTLLFTEKAYNFAYSLCTAAIFVTWILVTMYQVKLSYQRHEALQLIIGLLGCIFFAWAIYASGLEYFLLCFTVYILGIYFYAKARKENGCEKTFNKKELIVAGLIVVGAIFSIYLLVTGQIAM comes from the coding sequence ATGTCAGACAATTCAAAAAAACTTGGAGTAGTAGCCTTAGTTGCTATGGTTATAAGTTCTTCGATAGGAAGTGGAATCTTTGGTATTTCCTCAGATATGGCAGAGAGCTCCAGTCCCGGAGCAGCAATCGTTGCATGGCTGATTGTAGGCTTAGGAATTCTTATGTTATGTTTATCCCTGACAAATCTGATTGCGAAAAGACCTGAGTTAAGTGGGGTATTCAGTTATGCGGAGGCTGGTTTTGGGCCTTTTGGAGGCTTTATTAGCGGATGGGGATATTGGCTTTCTGCGTGGTTGGGAAATGTAGCTTTTGCAACCATGATGATGAGTGCTGTTGGCTATTTTGTTCCGGCACTAAAAGGCGGTCAGAATCTTTTATCTATTATAATCGCCAGTGTTATCCTATGGTTCATGTGTTTCCTGGTGAATAAAGGAATCGAAAGTGCTGCATTTATTAACATTATTGTTACAGTGTGTAAAATTGTTCCTTTGTTTATCTTTACAGTAATTGCCATCGTATCCTTTAAGGCTGATGTGTTTACCGCTAATTTCTGGGGTACGATGTCAGGAAACTTTGAGATGAAAAGTGTTTTTAGTCAGATTCAGAACAGCATGATGGTATTGATGTGGGTATTCGTAGGTATTGAAGGGGCAGCAATGATGGCAGACCGTGCAGAGACAAAGTCTGTTGCGGCAAAATCCACCGTGCTTGGCTTAATCGGATTGCTGATTATTTACATTTTAATCTCCCTGCTGCCGTATGGCTTGATGGACAGAGAAACCATCGTTCAGTTTGGTCAGCCTTCTATGGGGTATATTTTGAAAGAGATTGTAGGACCATGGGGAGCTGCCATGATTAATATTGGATTGATTATTTCCATATTTGGGTGTTGGCTGTCATGGACGATGCTCCCGGCAGAAACAACCTTACTTATGGCAAAACAGAATCTTTTACCTAAAAAATTTGGTAAAGTAAACAGTGCCAATTCACCGACCTATTCCTTAGTATTTATGACCGTCTTAACACAGCTGTTTGTTTTTACGCTGTTGTTTACAGAGAAAGCCTATAATTTCGCTTATTCCCTTTGTACAGCGGCTATCTTCGTAACCTGGATTCTGGTAACCATGTATCAGGTGAAGCTTTCTTATCAGAGACATGAAGCATTACAGTTGATTATAGGTCTTTTAGGTTGTATCTTCTTTGCCTGGGCTATTTATGCCTCTGGACTGGAATACTTCTTACTTTGTTTCACGGTATACATTCTTGGCATATATTTCTATGCTAAAGCAAGAAAAGAAAATGGCTGTGAAAAAACATTCAACAAAAAAGAGCTGATTGTTGCAGGACTTATTGTTGTGGGAGCTATATTCTCTATATACTTACTTGTTACCGGGCAGATCGCCATGTAA
- a CDS encoding homoserine dehydrogenase: MRTLKLALLGFGNAGRAFAKILEDKRPAIRETMGWDILVTGITTGSRGSLYAAEGLDLQKAWSELEEKGHFEQSNRAYSTMTSLELVETGEYDVIVEMTPLNIFTGEPASEHLRKAMERKKHAVTANKGPIAWHYKELKALAEKQGVQFYYETTVMDGTPIFNLKDETLRFCQVTEVSGILNTTTNFVLEELAKGKAYEDVLQEGKKLGFVEADPSMDIEGWDAAAKVTALLNVLMEADITPDQVERTGIEHITIEDIKAAEENGKVIKLLCQGTLEAGQVKASVQPTLVEKGSLLAAVEGTSSVVQITTDLMGKLTIIEHDPDLVQTGYGVFSDVLRVVKNFV, translated from the coding sequence ATGAGAACATTAAAACTGGCGCTTTTAGGATTTGGCAACGCAGGCAGAGCTTTTGCAAAAATTTTAGAAGATAAGAGGCCCGCTATTCGAGAAACCATGGGTTGGGACATTCTGGTCACGGGGATAACCACCGGTTCCAGGGGGAGTCTGTATGCAGCGGAAGGGCTGGACTTACAGAAAGCCTGGTCTGAGCTGGAGGAGAAGGGGCATTTTGAGCAGAGCAACAGAGCATACAGCACCATGACTTCCTTGGAGCTGGTGGAAACAGGGGAGTATGACGTCATTGTAGAGATGACTCCCTTGAACATTTTTACGGGAGAGCCGGCCTCAGAACACTTGAGAAAAGCCATGGAACGGAAGAAGCATGCGGTAACCGCCAATAAAGGGCCTATTGCCTGGCATTACAAGGAATTAAAGGCCCTAGCAGAGAAGCAGGGAGTCCAGTTTTATTATGAGACCACTGTTATGGACGGAACGCCTATCTTTAACTTAAAAGATGAGACGTTAAGATTTTGTCAGGTTACAGAGGTCAGCGGTATTTTAAATACCACCACTAATTTTGTGCTGGAGGAGCTGGCCAAAGGCAAGGCCTATGAGGATGTCCTTCAGGAAGGAAAGAAGCTGGGATTTGTAGAGGCGGACCCGTCCATGGATATAGAGGGCTGGGATGCAGCGGCCAAGGTCACTGCCCTGCTCAATGTGCTTATGGAGGCCGATATCACTCCGGATCAGGTGGAACGAACAGGGATTGAGCACATAACCATAGAGGATATCAAAGCAGCCGAGGAGAACGGAAAAGTTATCAAGCTGCTCTGCCAGGGAACGCTGGAAGCAGGCCAGGTAAAAGCTTCCGTACAGCCTACGCTGGTGGAGAAGGGCAGTCTGCTAGCTGCTGTAGAGGGGACTTCTTCTGTAGTGCAGATTACCACGGATTTGATGGGCAAGCTGACCATTATTGAGCACGATCCCGATCTGGTTCAGACTGGTTATGGCGTATTTAGCGATGTGCTCAGAGTAGTAAAAAATTTTGTATAA
- a CDS encoding YkvI family membrane protein, with protein MEENHKLGILSVALMYVGTIMGAGFASGREIWQFFCVFEEKGYIGIFVIGALFLTIGLMTSHIARTLNTNDMGKVIVPGNNEKLVEFVGYFMALMLFTVLITMSSAGGALFHQQLGQSRILGGAVIICLVILTVIGGFERVAKVFRFIMPVLVVVVVSVCLMVIFMDLPQGEEQAELVISPLTPNWFVSAMQYISYNVLALVPIVATASVNAKSRKHALLGTALGAVFLGLLAFVLGKALFTDMGFSQAMDMPMLAYSAKISKGVNLVYTGVLIFAIYASATSNYYGFTTKMKTQKHRKLKIVIIAWLGFLCGLIGFTNVISFMFPIEGFMGFAIIAMVVVNFFQVIRNSRKEAALAAENTEESSEDSMGGTI; from the coding sequence ATGGAAGAGAATCATAAGCTGGGAATTTTAAGTGTAGCCCTGATGTACGTCGGCACTATTATGGGGGCAGGATTTGCATCGGGCCGAGAAATATGGCAGTTCTTCTGCGTTTTTGAAGAAAAGGGTTACATCGGCATCTTTGTCATCGGTGCCCTCTTCCTGACGATTGGTCTGATGACCAGTCACATCGCCAGGACGTTGAATACCAACGATATGGGTAAGGTAATCGTTCCGGGCAACAATGAAAAGCTGGTGGAATTTGTAGGATATTTTATGGCGCTGATGTTGTTTACGGTGCTGATTACCATGTCTTCGGCGGGCGGTGCCCTCTTCCATCAGCAGCTGGGGCAGAGCCGCATTCTGGGGGGAGCAGTCATCATCTGTCTGGTCATCCTGACGGTTATCGGCGGCTTTGAGCGGGTAGCCAAGGTTTTTCGCTTTATTATGCCGGTTTTGGTGGTTGTGGTGGTGTCAGTATGCTTGATGGTCATCTTTATGGATTTACCCCAAGGAGAAGAACAGGCTGAATTGGTTATCAGCCCGCTGACGCCAAACTGGTTCGTATCAGCGATGCAATATATTTCCTATAATGTGTTGGCGCTGGTACCTATTGTAGCGACTGCTTCGGTAAATGCCAAAAGCCGTAAGCACGCCCTGCTGGGTACCGCTTTGGGGGCAGTGTTTCTGGGACTTTTAGCCTTTGTGCTAGGAAAGGCGCTTTTTACAGATATGGGATTTTCTCAGGCGATGGATATGCCTATGTTGGCCTATTCCGCCAAGATTTCCAAAGGCGTCAATCTGGTTTACACGGGTGTATTGATTTTTGCCATCTACGCTTCCGCCACCAGCAATTACTATGGGTTTACTACCAAAATGAAAACACAGAAGCACCGGAAACTAAAAATAGTTATTATCGCTTGGCTTGGCTTTCTGTGTGGACTTATTGGCTTTACTAACGTCATTTCCTTTATGTTTCCCATTGAGGGGTTCATGGGTTTTGCCATCATTGCCATGGTAGTGGTGAATTTTTTCCAAGTAATAAGAAACAGTCGGAAAGAAGCTGCGTTGGCAGCTGAAAATACAGAAGAATCCTCGGAGGATTCCATGGGAGGTACCATATGA
- the rarD gene encoding EamA family transporter RarD, whose amino-acid sequence MDIQDEKKKYKIGMSCALGCAILWGFLPIYWKALKPIDSMVIIYYRIFFVGLTTFLAAYKMYGREKLLAPLKNKKMLPMLILAGILISANWSIYIWAVNANYVIQTCIGYYIEPLMVCVFGMVLFKEKVDRYKLIALCFALAGVAVILLHFKEMPAIALSLALTFATYAAIKKRYQMEALIALFYETIFLTPLAFVLIIYAEMNNKGAFSVAEPYQLGMLAFVGIVTAMPLALFAMAANRISMVSLGITEYLSPSISLVIGIFLFQEPFDQIQFSAFAIIWIGLAFFTYGEIKESKHGRES is encoded by the coding sequence ATGGACATACAAGATGAAAAGAAAAAATACAAGATTGGTATGAGTTGTGCACTGGGCTGTGCTATCTTATGGGGATTCTTGCCGATTTACTGGAAGGCGTTGAAGCCCATCGACTCCATGGTCATCATCTATTACCGAATATTTTTTGTCGGGTTGACCACTTTTTTAGCCGCCTATAAAATGTACGGGCGGGAAAAGCTGTTAGCCCCCTTGAAAAATAAAAAGATGCTGCCGATGCTAATTCTGGCAGGGATATTGATTTCTGCTAATTGGAGCATATACATATGGGCAGTCAATGCCAATTATGTCATACAGACCTGTATTGGTTATTATATTGAGCCTTTGATGGTCTGCGTTTTTGGTATGGTGCTGTTCAAAGAAAAGGTGGATCGATATAAATTGATTGCACTCTGCTTTGCTTTGGCAGGGGTAGCGGTTATTCTCCTGCATTTTAAAGAGATGCCAGCTATTGCTTTGAGCTTGGCGCTAACCTTTGCCACCTATGCCGCTATCAAGAAGCGATACCAAATGGAAGCCCTGATCGCTCTTTTTTATGAGACGATATTTTTAACGCCTCTAGCCTTCGTACTCATCATCTACGCTGAAATGAACAACAAAGGGGCTTTTAGTGTTGCAGAACCTTATCAGTTGGGTATGTTGGCCTTTGTGGGCATCGTCACAGCCATGCCCCTAGCGCTGTTTGCGATGGCAGCCAACCGGATTTCCATGGTATCACTGGGAATCACAGAATATCTGTCTCCCTCCATCTCCCTGGTCATCGGCATTTTCCTCTTTCAGGAGCCCTTTGATCAAATTCAATTTTCGGCCTTCGCCATCATCTGGATTGGTTTGGCCTTCTTTACCTACGGTGAAATAAAGGAGTCGAAACATGGAAGAGAATCATAA
- the pepF gene encoding oligoendopeptidase F, which yields MSDKKTKTRDQIDRKYKWNIESMYPNEADWDKDYNAVMQMSDEYAKYSGRLGESAGILLEAFQEKDKIWQVAEKVYVYARMKRDEDNRVTKYQALADKCHALLAKASSSMSFFTPEILELPEEKLLGFIQEEPELKIYEYLVLDILREKAHVLSKAEENILAQMSEVTSATNDIFTMLNNADIKFGTIADQDGDEVEVTHGRYINFLESYDRRVRKDAFDRMYDAYKKQINTIATTYNYNTKTDVISARIRRYDSTLASALSSDNIQKEVYHNLIDVVNKNLPTMHRYTELRKKLLGVEQLNMWDVYVPLIEIPEKAVSYEEALDIMREGLSPLGPDYLARMNKGIQEGWIDVYENEGKTSGAYSFGSYDSMPFILLNYSERLKDVFTIVHEMGHSMHSAYTRETQPFIYGGHSIFTAEVASTVNESLLMQHLLQKETDINMRKYLLNLHIEEFRTTLFRQTMFAEFELLTHEAVERGDVLTAEWLCDQYEALNKKYFGEAMGDDEYIRYEWARIPHFYNAFYVYKYATGYSAATAISNKILHEGKTAVHNYIEFLKTGESNYPIELLKIAGVDMSTPEPIELAMKTFKELVDEFESLV from the coding sequence ATGAGCGATAAAAAAACAAAGACAAGAGATCAAATCGACAGAAAATATAAGTGGAACATTGAAAGCATGTATCCCAATGAAGCCGACTGGGACAAAGACTACAACGCGGTCATGCAGATGTCCGACGAATACGCCAAGTATTCCGGTCGGCTGGGTGAAAGTGCTGGCATACTGCTGGAAGCCTTCCAGGAAAAGGATAAAATTTGGCAGGTGGCGGAAAAAGTATATGTATACGCCCGCATGAAGCGCGATGAAGACAATCGAGTGACGAAATATCAGGCCCTTGCCGACAAGTGCCACGCTTTGCTGGCCAAGGCCTCTTCTTCCATGTCCTTTTTCACTCCTGAAATCTTGGAACTACCAGAAGAAAAGCTTTTGGGATTCATCCAAGAAGAGCCAGAATTGAAGATTTACGAATACCTGGTTCTGGATATTCTTCGGGAGAAGGCTCATGTGCTCTCAAAAGCAGAAGAGAATATTTTGGCTCAGATGAGTGAAGTAACCTCTGCTACCAACGATATTTTTACCATGCTAAATAATGCAGACATCAAGTTTGGTACTATCGCCGACCAAGATGGCGATGAAGTGGAAGTAACTCACGGCAGATATATCAACTTCCTGGAATCTTACGACAGAAGAGTCCGCAAGGATGCCTTTGATCGCATGTATGATGCTTACAAAAAGCAGATTAATACCATTGCCACTACCTACAACTACAATACCAAGACCGATGTCATCAGCGCCAGAATCCGCCGATACGATTCTACTCTAGCATCGGCCCTGTCCAGCGACAACATCCAAAAAGAGGTCTATCACAATCTAATTGACGTGGTGAATAAGAACCTGCCCACCATGCATCGCTACACAGAGCTGCGGAAAAAGCTTCTGGGCGTTGAACAGCTAAACATGTGGGATGTCTACGTACCTCTTATCGAAATACCGGAAAAGGCTGTTTCTTATGAAGAGGCCCTGGACATCATGCGGGAAGGGCTGTCACCTTTAGGTCCAGACTACTTGGCCCGAATGAACAAAGGAATCCAGGAGGGCTGGATCGATGTCTACGAAAATGAAGGCAAAACCAGTGGTGCTTACAGCTTTGGCAGCTACGACAGCATGCCTTTTATCCTGCTGAATTACTCGGAGCGGCTGAAGGATGTCTTCACCATCGTTCATGAGATGGGTCATTCTATGCACTCGGCCTATACCCGGGAAACTCAGCCGTTTATTTACGGCGGACACTCTATCTTTACCGCAGAAGTGGCATCCACAGTAAATGAATCCCTGCTGATGCAGCACCTGCTGCAAAAGGAAACGGACATCAATATGCGGAAATACCTGCTGAACCTCCACATCGAAGAATTCCGCACCACCTTGTTCCGGCAGACCATGTTCGCTGAATTTGAACTGCTGACCCATGAAGCCGTGGAACGTGGTGATGTGCTCACCGCCGAATGGCTGTGCGATCAGTACGAAGCGCTTAACAAGAAGTATTTTGGAGAAGCCATGGGCGATGATGAGTATATTCGCTACGAATGGGCCAGAATCCCTCACTTCTATAACGCTTTTTACGTGTATAAGTACGCTACGGGATATTCGGCCGCCACAGCTATTTCCAACAAAATTCTTCATGAAGGAAAGACAGCGGTACACAACTACATTGAATTCTTGAAGACTGGCGAATCAAACTACCCGATTGAACTGCTGAAGATTGCCGGAGTGGATATGAGTACACCAGAACCAATCGAACTGGCTATGAAGACTTTTAAAGAATTAGTGGATGAATTTGAAAGCTTGGTATAG
- a CDS encoding NAD(+)/NADH kinase, with protein MKNRVITIHTNDTPASLKTKKLLAKKLEVSGFIVSESLEGDSELIVCIGGDGAFLEGIHKFDFPEIPFIGINTGHLGFFQEINPNQLADFIFHYKTGKYRLQTYSTVKAIVTTKDNQCFEHTGLNEIVIRGELCRSVHLNISIGGSFIERFSGDGILVSTPAGSTSYNYSLGGAIVDPRLKLMQLTPIAPMNTTAYRSFTSSILLPSDLSLGIIPDYETKHGIKITTDHLEYTYNDIDHITVEFSHKIVNLLRFETYDFWTKVKSKFL; from the coding sequence ATGAAAAACCGTGTCATCACCATACACACCAACGATACACCCGCCTCTCTGAAAACGAAGAAGCTTTTAGCTAAAAAGTTAGAGGTCAGCGGTTTTATAGTCTCTGAGTCCCTGGAGGGGGACTCAGAGCTAATTGTCTGTATCGGCGGTGACGGGGCCTTTTTAGAGGGAATACATAAGTTTGATTTTCCGGAAATTCCTTTCATTGGCATCAATACAGGCCATCTGGGTTTCTTCCAAGAAATCAATCCGAATCAGCTGGCCGACTTTATTTTTCACTATAAGACAGGAAAGTACCGTCTGCAAACCTATTCTACCGTAAAGGCGATTGTCACCACGAAAGACAACCAGTGTTTTGAACACACTGGTCTCAACGAAATTGTCATCCGTGGAGAACTGTGCCGCTCCGTCCACCTGAACATTTCCATCGGCGGAAGCTTCATTGAGCGGTTCAGCGGCGATGGCATCCTGGTGTCCACTCCGGCAGGCAGCACCTCCTACAATTATTCCTTGGGAGGCGCCATTGTAGATCCCCGGCTAAAGCTCATGCAGCTTACGCCGATTGCCCCCATGAACACCACAGCCTACCGCTCCTTTACCTCCAGCATCCTGCTGCCTTCGGACTTGTCCCTGGGCATCATACCAGACTACGAAACCAAGCATGGCATCAAGATAACCACCGATCATTTGGAATATACCTACAACGATATCGACCATATCACCGTAGAATTTTCCCACAAGATTGTCAACCTGCTGCGCTTTGAGACCTATGACTTCTGGACGAAGGTAAAGAGTAAATTTTTATAA